CCGAGTGCCGCGCTTGTTCGACAAAACCTGCCTATAATGATTCACCCCTACCGGCGGTGCAAGCCGAAGAAGGCACAAGAGACCGCTGGGCACTTCCCGCCCACGTCTTGCCTACCTGTTTGACTCACCGAGTTTTGTTGGTTCCCTTCGGTTAGTTCCTTCCCGATTTTTCCCGCCGATTGTTTCGTCGCCTGCGCTGACTTTTCCCTGCGTGCAATTGCCTGGCATGCATTTGTGCGCTGTGCAGCGAGCGCGACGAATGAGTTCCCGCCCGTTTGTTTCTGTTTTGCATTTCCCAGGAGGAGGATGAAGCATGAGTACGCATTTGTCCGTGCGCGCCCGGCTAATGACGCGCGCCATTCGAGCTGCGGCATGGGTTGCGGCCACCGTCATGGTGTCGCTGGTGGTGAGCCACAAAAGCGCGCAGGCCCAAGATTATTGCGGACCCTGTTCGCGGCCCGATTTGTTTTACAACTACTACGTGCCGCCGGTAGCTTGCCCCTGCACGGGCGGAGCCATGGGAGCGCAATTGTATCCTTGCCCGCGCCCCACGCCGCCGCTGGTGGGCCAAACGTACATAACGTATCAGCCGCTGGATCCGGCCGAGTTTTTATATCGCCACCATCGTACCTACTATCGAGATAACGGACCGTACGCCGGCGTGACCAAAACTCATGTGCTGTGGTGGTGAGCGAAGGGCTGAATGACGACGAATTTCGAATGACGAAAAATTGAGGAGGCTTTGCGATGAAATCGATTTCAAGCCGCGCGGCGCTAGCGCTGGCCGTGTGTGGATTGTGGGCGGGCGCGCTGTCAGCCGAGCAGCCACAGAATTATGCCTATCGGCAAGCGCAAGTGTTGCCTTGGCACAACGGTTATTACGATCCGTACTGGGGCGAGCCCATCGCTCTGGTCGTGCCGCCGAATGCCGAATTTCAAGCGAATTACGGCTGGGGCGTGGGGGGAACACGGGTTTCGCCCATTTACCATCAGTTTGGTCGACCTTTTCCCGGCTGGTACGGCAACGTCCCCACTGGCCGGTTTTTACCGACCCCCAATTGGCCCAGCGACACGCAGCAATTCGGCGTGTATTACGTTCGCGGACCGTGGTAAGCAGAAGTGGTCAGTCAGCGGCTTAGTGGCGATGAAACGCACTCCGCTAGCGCGTCGCGGCTAAACAAATGGCCGGCGACCACACTATCCACTGACCACTGCTAATTCACTGCCATCGGGCAGTTCGGCGCTTCCTCCTCCTGCGTCGGGCTGCCCGATTTTTTGCGCGCGTAAACCCATGAGGGCTCTGTACCATTCGCAAATCAGATCGTTGGCGCGCGAAGAGCGAAAGTCACAAAGCCAAAGTATGACGAAGTGCGACTTCGACCTGATTCATCAAAGAGCAGGAGCCGATGGCTCGATCGATTTCCTGTTCCAGTATGGTCGCCAGGTTGTCCGTCATAATGACGGAATCGGTACGAAGACCCATTTGTTGGCCATCGGATGAAGACGATTGTACAGTGATTCGGCTGACGTGCCCGGCGCGGTTCTGGTTACTGCTAATCATGGCAACGATCATTTGGGCCAAACCGGTCCCTAATCCATCAGCCTGGACAACCAACGCGGGACGACGCTTGACGGTGCGCAGATTCGAGTCTGGGAATAAAACCAATACGACATCGCCGCGGTTAACTGGCATCGTAGGCATCCATTTCCGGACGTTGCCAATCTTCGGCGAAAGCTGCCAGACGGGCCCGCAAATCGGCGGCCTGTTTTTCGTCGATGCCGCGGTCGGCAAGATCGACGCTTTGGGATTCAAGGAACGTCACAATGACTTGCTGATCATTTCCGTCAGGCGCGGGCTCCAATAACTCGACCCGACCGTTTCGACACACGCCTTTGATTGACTTTAGCATCGTAATGCCCTTTATATACCACCGAAGTCAAAGCTCGTCATACACCGCGTCCTCGTCGGCGTAGGAATCGAGCAAATGTTTCATTGCGATTTCACGCCAAACAGACAGCTCTTCCTCGGATTCAACAAGCACGGAAATACAGATCGCGATTGCCGGGCGTAGCGTGTATTCGAAACGACTTCTCGCCGATGGCTATTATATCATTTCGGCTTGGCATTGGCGTTTGCATTATTTTCGCCGTAATGCTGGATATCGACGAACACGTGCTGGCCGCGGTTTTCGTGGGCGAGCTGAATTAAGCTGCTGGTGGGACGCGGCTTGTCGGCGAATTGGATCACGTCAATGATGGTGCCGCCGCCGTTGAGGCGATCGATGCGCTTGAGATCGTCGGGCGTGGGATCATCTTTTTGCTCGCCGTCGGTCAGCAGAAAAATGACATCGGGCCGTTGCCGCAAGGCTAGCGTGAGCGCCGCCATGTGATCGGTGCCGCCGCCGGCTTCCATGCTGGAAATAAAATCGGCAGCCTGGCGCTTGTTGGCATCGCTGGCAAAAATCAGCCGTCCATGGGAAGAGCCCAAATCGAATAGCCGCGGCTGATCGTTGTAAAAAATCAGGTAGAACTGGCTGCTTTCGTCCAAATCGTTCAGGCTGGCGAGCAATTGTTTTTTGGCTTCCCGCAGCGGCTTATCTCCATTGTCCCCCATGCTGGCGGAGCGATCGAACACGTAGACAAATTTGTTCCCCTGCGCTTCCAGGCCGAACAGCTTGGTGTGCGCATAGCTGGCCGAGGGATCGAATTTTTTATCGTTGGGCTCCGCTGCGAAAACAGCAGTGAGCGAGCAGGCTAGCCAGAAAAATACCGAAAGTAAAAGTCGCCAGTTCATACTTATTATTGTTTCTTCAATCGGGCTTCAGCACAATCTTGCCGGCCAGGGTGCCCGATTTGCCGACAGTGCTTTCTTCCTGCAATTTGTGGGCGGCGGCGGCTTGCGAAAGGGGCAGCACACGATCGATGCAAGCTTTAATTTTGCCGGCGGCCAGCCAGCGGTTGATTTCGTCGGCGCAGGGACGTTGTTCCTCCGCGGTAGCATTGAACATCGCGAAACCGAACAGCGAGCAGCCTTTCACATAAAACGGGCCGACGGGAAACGGCGGGCGGGCATCGCGGCCGGCCATAATAATCATCCGGCCGCGCGGGGCAAGTAAATCAACTGCTTTGTCGAAATTGGGCTCGCGGAGCGTTTCCCAATACACGTTGAGTCCGGTCGGGGCCAAGCGCTTCACTTCGGCGGGTACATCTTGCGTTTTGTAATTGATGGCATGGTCGGCGCCGAGTTGCAAACATTTTTTCACCTTTTCGTCGCTGCCGGCAGTCGTGATGACTTTCGCGCCGATGGCTTTGGATATTTGCACCACCATGGAGCCGACGCCGCCGGCGCCGCCGTTGACGAACAGCGTTTCGCCGCTTTGCAGTTTGACATATCGCAGCAAGCCCATGCTTGCGGTGATGCTGACCAGAGCCACCGCGGCCGCGGTTTCATTGCTCACGCCGGATGGAGTGGGATACAGAAAATTTTCGTCGACGGCGGCATACTCGGCGAACGTGCCTTGCCGACCGAGCAGCCCTTGATTGCTCCCCCACACACGGTCCCCGGCCTGGAAGCGTTTGGCTTGTGGCCCTACAGCTTCTACCGTGCCGGCCAAATCGCACCCGACGATAAACGGCAGCGGCAGCGGCATTTTCACGGCGCCGGAGCGAATGTAGGTATCGATAGGATTCACCGCCACCGCGCCCACTTTCACCAACACTTGTGTGCCGCTGGGCTGTGGCTGGGGAAAATCGCCGTAGATAATGTTTTCAGCCGGACCGGTCGCGTTGATGTAAGCGGCTTTCATGGCGGCGAGGGGTTAGGGGTTAGAGAGTAGAGGATAGGGTATGCGGGGCGCGTTTAGCCGCGACGCGCTAGCGGAGCGCTGAGCAGGTGAAGGGGTGAACGGATGATGGGGTGATGGAGGAAAATTAGCGGTTTATGGTTCCAATTTCCCAGGCGGCGCCGGCGTGGTATGTTTCAAAAATGGGCCAGCGACCAGCGGCCAGCAGTTGGTGCATAATCGGATGATCGCATGACGGTGTCAACATAACGAAATAACAATGCCCTGTAGGAAGCGCACTCGGCTATCGCCCCTCGTCCCTAACCTCTCGCCCCTCATTCCTTTTCTCTATGCTTCACATTGTCATCATGGCTGGCGGAGCGGGCACGCGGTTTTGGCCGGAAAGCCGGGCCGCGAGGCCCAAGCAATTGTTGCCCTTGGCCGGCGAGCGCACCATGCTGCAAATGGCGGTCGATCGGCTGGGCACGCTGGCCGTGGCCAAGCAATTGTGGATTCTCACCGGGGCCGCGCTGGTCGATGCCGTGAAAAAGCAGCTTCCGCAGTTGCCGCCCGATCATATTCTTGGCGAGCCTTGCAAGCGCGATACCGCGCCGTGCATCGGCCTGGCGGCATTGTTGTTGGCCCGGCACGATCCGCAAGCGACCATGGCCGTCATGCCGGCGGATCAAGTGATTCAGCCCGACGATCAATTTCAACAGGCGGTTTCCTTCGCGGCGGCACTGGTGGAAGAAAGCCCGGGGCGAATCGTCACCTTTGGCATCAGGCCGACTTACCCGGCGACCACCTTTGGGTACATCGAGCGGGGCGAGCCGCTGGAAAGCCAATCGGCCGGCAGTGCGGGAAAAAAAAGTTCCAGCCTGTTCTCGTTTCACGTTTCGCACTTTCGCGAAAAGCCGCCGGCCGCCGTGGCGCAGGAATATTTATCCTCAGGCAAATTTTACTGGAACAGTGGCATCTTTGTGTGGAAGGCGGCCACAATTATTTCGGCGCTGGAGC
The genomic region above belongs to Pirellulales bacterium and contains:
- a CDS encoding type II toxin-antitoxin system PemK/MazF family toxin, with the translated sequence MPVNRGDVVLVLFPDSNLRTVKRRPALVVQADGLGTGLAQMIVAMISSNQNRAGHVSRITVQSSSSDGQQMGLRTDSVIMTDNLATILEQEIDRAIGSCSLMNQVEVALRHTLAL
- a CDS encoding VWA domain-containing protein, which codes for MNWRLLLSVFFWLACSLTAVFAAEPNDKKFDPSASYAHTKLFGLEAQGNKFVYVFDRSASMGDNGDKPLREAKKQLLASLNDLDESSQFYLIFYNDQPRLFDLGSSHGRLIFASDANKRQAADFISSMEAGGGTDHMAALTLALRQRPDVIFLLTDGEQKDDPTPDDLKRIDRLNGGGTIIDVIQFADKPRPTSSLIQLAHENRGQHVFVDIQHYGENNANANAKPK
- a CDS encoding NADPH:quinone reductase; translation: MKAAYINATGPAENIIYGDFPQPQPSGTQVLVKVGAVAVNPIDTYIRSGAVKMPLPLPFIVGCDLAGTVEAVGPQAKRFQAGDRVWGSNQGLLGRQGTFAEYAAVDENFLYPTPSGVSNETAAAVALVSITASMGLLRYVKLQSGETLFVNGGAGGVGSMVVQISKAIGAKVITTAGSDEKVKKCLQLGADHAINYKTQDVPAEVKRLAPTGLNVYWETLREPNFDKAVDLLAPRGRMIIMAGRDARPPFPVGPFYVKGCSLFGFAMFNATAEEQRPCADEINRWLAAGKIKACIDRVLPLSQAAAAHKLQEESTVGKSGTLAGKIVLKPD
- a CDS encoding mannose-1-phosphate guanylyltransferase, whose translation is MLHIVIMAGGAGTRFWPESRAARPKQLLPLAGERTMLQMAVDRLGTLAVAKQLWILTGAALVDAVKKQLPQLPPDHILGEPCKRDTAPCIGLAALLLARHDPQATMAVMPADQVIQPDDQFQQAVSFAAALVEESPGRIVTFGIRPTYPATTFGYIERGEPLESQSAGSAGKKSSSLFSFHVSHFREKPPAAVAQEYLSSGKFYWNSGIFVWKAATIISALEQRQPEMLARLQKIVDAWDQPSEQEVFAHEFAAIKGISIDYAVMEQAADVAVIEAPFTWDDVGTWQAVARLAGTDAEGNTIAGRHLGIDTHGSIIRTDEHHLVATVGVHDLIVVHTPDATLVANRSDEESIRKIVKLLEERGWKEHL